In Antechinus flavipes isolate AdamAnt ecotype Samford, QLD, Australia chromosome 3, AdamAnt_v2, whole genome shotgun sequence, a genomic segment contains:
- the LOC127558098 gene encoding olfactory receptor 51F2-like isoform X2 produces the protein MKSNIFSTSLTFFLTGVPGLESVHTWISIPFCCLYITALSGNGMILFVIITEPSLHEPMYYFLSMLSTTDLGLCMSTLVTMLRIFWFNAREISFNACLAQMFFIHLFTIMESSVLLAMAFDRFVAISNPLRYATILTNSRITQIGIAIVTVATVILIPLILLLRRLSFCHSHVLRHSYCFHPDVMKLSCSDTKINSAFGLTVTILIGGVDSTLILLSYILIIRLILNIASPEERKKAFSTCISHITAVSIFYIPLVSLSFVHRFGKQAPPYLPTLIANMSLLIPPVMNPIIYSVKTKEIRKALLKVLCPKAVRI, from the exons ATGAagtcaaatatattttcaa CATCTTTGACCTTCTTTCTGACTGGTGTTCCTGGATTAGAATCTGTTCATACCTGGATCTCTATCCCTTTTTGCTGTCTATACATAACAGCCCTCTCTGGAAACGGTATGATCTTGTTTGTCATCATCACTGAACCAAGCCTGCATGAGCCCATGTACTATTTCCTCTCTATGCTCTCCACCACTGACCTAGGTTTATGCATGTCCACACTCGTGACTATGCTGCGAATATTCTGGTTCAATGCCAGAGAAATCAGTTTTAATGCTTGCCTAGCTCAGatgttctttattcatttattcactatCATGGAATCTTCAGTACTCTTAGCTATGGCCTTTGATCGATTTGTGGCCATCTCCAACCCCTTGAGATATGCGACTATCCTCACAAACTCCAGAATCACCCAAATTGGAATTGCAATTGTCACAGTTGCAACAGTAATCTTAATACCCCTTATCCTGCTACTTAGACGCCTCTCTTTCTGTCACAGTCATGTGCTTCGTCATTCTTATTGCTTCCATCCTGATGTGATGAAACTCTCCTGTTCAGACACCAAGATCAATAGTGCATTTGGGTTGACTGTAACAATCTTAATTGGTGGGGTGGATTCCACATTAATCCTACTCTCCTATATACTGATCATCCGCTTAATCCTCAACATTGCATCCCCAGAGGAACGCAAGAAAGCCTTCAGCACCTGCATCTCCCACATCACTGctgtttctattttctatattccATTGGTCAGCCTGTCCTTTGTCCACAGATTTGGGAAACAAGCTCCTCCCTACTTGCCTACACTTATTGCCAATATGAGTCTACTCATTCCCCCAGTGATGAACCCAATAATTTATAGTGTAAAGACTAAAGAGATACGTAAAGCTTTGCTCAAAGTTCTTTGTCCTAAGGCAGTCCGAATCTAA
- the LOC127558098 gene encoding olfactory receptor 51F2-like isoform X1: protein MPVLLNSTSLPSLTFFLTGVPGLESVHTWISIPFCCLYITALSGNGMILFVIITEPSLHEPMYYFLSMLSTTDLGLCMSTLVTMLRIFWFNAREISFNACLAQMFFIHLFTIMESSVLLAMAFDRFVAISNPLRYATILTNSRITQIGIAIVTVATVILIPLILLLRRLSFCHSHVLRHSYCFHPDVMKLSCSDTKINSAFGLTVTILIGGVDSTLILLSYILIIRLILNIASPEERKKAFSTCISHITAVSIFYIPLVSLSFVHRFGKQAPPYLPTLIANMSLLIPPVMNPIIYSVKTKEIRKALLKVLCPKAVRI from the coding sequence ATGCCCGTTTTACTTAACAGCACATCACTACCATCTTTGACCTTCTTTCTGACTGGTGTTCCTGGATTAGAATCTGTTCATACCTGGATCTCTATCCCTTTTTGCTGTCTATACATAACAGCCCTCTCTGGAAACGGTATGATCTTGTTTGTCATCATCACTGAACCAAGCCTGCATGAGCCCATGTACTATTTCCTCTCTATGCTCTCCACCACTGACCTAGGTTTATGCATGTCCACACTCGTGACTATGCTGCGAATATTCTGGTTCAATGCCAGAGAAATCAGTTTTAATGCTTGCCTAGCTCAGatgttctttattcatttattcactatCATGGAATCTTCAGTACTCTTAGCTATGGCCTTTGATCGATTTGTGGCCATCTCCAACCCCTTGAGATATGCGACTATCCTCACAAACTCCAGAATCACCCAAATTGGAATTGCAATTGTCACAGTTGCAACAGTAATCTTAATACCCCTTATCCTGCTACTTAGACGCCTCTCTTTCTGTCACAGTCATGTGCTTCGTCATTCTTATTGCTTCCATCCTGATGTGATGAAACTCTCCTGTTCAGACACCAAGATCAATAGTGCATTTGGGTTGACTGTAACAATCTTAATTGGTGGGGTGGATTCCACATTAATCCTACTCTCCTATATACTGATCATCCGCTTAATCCTCAACATTGCATCCCCAGAGGAACGCAAGAAAGCCTTCAGCACCTGCATCTCCCACATCACTGctgtttctattttctatattccATTGGTCAGCCTGTCCTTTGTCCACAGATTTGGGAAACAAGCTCCTCCCTACTTGCCTACACTTATTGCCAATATGAGTCTACTCATTCCCCCAGTGATGAACCCAATAATTTATAGTGTAAAGACTAAAGAGATACGTAAAGCTTTGCTCAAAGTTCTTTGTCCTAAGGCAGTCCGAATCTAA
- the LOC127558099 gene encoding olfactory receptor 51F1-like: MIEISSNLTFPFSTFHLTGIPGLEEVHAWISIPFFCLYTIALLGNGMILFVIIREQSLHEPMYYFLSMLSATDLGLTISTMSTTLSILWFDAREISLDGCIVQMFFLHGFTFMESGVLVAMAFDRFVAICDPLRYTTILTNARIAQLAVAMIIRMTVLMLPLLLLFKKLSFCGPNGLSHSYCYHPDVIKLSCSDTKVNSMCGLAALILSTGIDTPCIVLSYILIIRSVLSIASPKEQHKAFSTCASHIGAVAIFYIPMISLSLVHRYGQLAPKIVHTMMANIYLMLPPVLNPIIYSVKTAQLRKVVGKLLLAK; encoded by the coding sequence atgatagaaatttcCAGTAATTTGAcatttccattttccaccttCCATCTGACAGGCATCCCAGGACTGGAAGAGGTCCATGCCTGgatctccatccctttcttctGCCTCTATACCATTGCCCTTTTGGGAAATGGCATGATTCTGTTTGTCATTATAAGAGAGCAGAGCCTCCATGAGCCCATGTATTATTTCCTTTCCATGCTGTCAGCTACTGACTTAGGCTTGACTATTTCTACAATGTCAACAACACTGAGCATCCTTTGGTTTGATGCTAGAGAGATCAGCTTAGATGGTTGCATTGTCCAGATGTTCTTCCTTCATGGTTTTACTTTCATGGAATCTGGAGTCCTGGTGGCAATGGCTTTTGATCGCTTTGTGGCCATCTGTGACCCTTTGAGGTATACCACCATCCTCACCAATGCTAGGATTGCACAATTAGCTGTAGCAATGATCATTCGTATGACAGTTTTAATGCTACCCTTACTCTTGTTATTTAAGAAGCTATCCTTCTGTGGTCCTAATGGTCTTTCTCATTCCTACTGTTACCACCCTGATGTGATTAAGTTGTCATGCTCAGACACCAAAGTCAATAGTATGTGTGGATTAGCTGCTCTCATCTTGAGCACAGGGATTGACACACCATGCATTGTGCTCTCTTACATCCTGATCATTCGCTCTGTCCTCAGTATAGCATCCCCCAAAGAGCAGCATAAGGCTTTCAGCACCTGTGCATCTCACATTGGAGCTGTTGCCATCTTTTATATCCCTATGATTAGTCTATCTCTGGTGCACCGCTATGGTCAATTAGCTCCTAAGATTGTACATACAATGATGGCCAATATCTACCTAATGCTTCCACCTGTGCTTAACCCCATTATATATAGTGTGAAAACAGCTCAGCTCCGCAAGGTAGTGGGCAAATTACTCCTTGCAAAATAG